The Burkholderia ambifaria AMMD genome contains the following window.
AGCCGGTCGGCTCCTTCTTCTGGAATTCGGCGAACGCTTCGCCCGCGCCGTTGATGCCGACGCCGATCACGTCGGCCGCCGGGATGTGCAGCTGTTCGGTCGCGCGCACCGCGCCGAGCACGGTTTCCTCGTTCAGCGCGTAGACCACCCACTTCTTCACGTTCGGATGGCGCGCGAGCACGGGCGCGGCGGCGCTGAAGCCGCCTTCGTCGTCGGTCGTCTTCTGCGGCGCATCGAAGATGTTCTCCTTGCGGAAGCCGTTCGCGAGCAGCGCCTGCGTCGCGCCGTCGGTGCGCAGCTTCGCGGTCGGCAGCTCGTAGTTGGTGATGCGCAGCGCGCCGACTTCCTCAGGCTTCCAGCCGCGCCGCTTCATCTCGTCGGCGATCGCCTGGCCGACCTGGTTGCCGATCTTGATCGCCGACATCCCGAGATGCGGCACGTTCGACAGCGGCTTGCCGGTCGAGTCGACGAGCTGGTCGTCGACGGTCACGAACTTCATGTTGTAGCGCTTCGCGCGCGCGGCGATCGCCGGCCCGAGGCGCACGTCGGGCGCGCAGATCACGAAGCCCTGCGCGCCTTGCGAGCCGAGGTTGTCGATCGCGGCGAGCACCTTCTCGCCGTCCGGCGTGCCGATCTTCACGACCGAGAAGTTCTCCTTCTGGCCGAGCGAGGCGGCCGCGTTCTGCTCGTTGATGAACCATGCCTGCTCGGGCATCTTCACCAGGAAGCCGATCTTCAGCGGCGCGTCGGCGTGCGCGGCGCCCTGCATCCCGAGCGGCGCGAGGCAAAGCGCGGCCAACAGTGCGCGCAGGGTGTGTCGGCGAGTCGTGCGGTTCATGCGGTGTCTCCTTGTATTGGCTTGGGTCTTCAACATCCGTCGTACACGGTCGCGCTCGCGATGAGGCGCGCCGGCACGTTTTCAGCGGCCGAACGCGTCGGTCCCGACGCGCCGCCCGAACAAAAATGCGTCGGCGACGAGCCGCAACGGCCGTACGTCGACGTCGCTTTCGCCGCGCGCGATCAGCGCGCGGAAGTGAGCATACAGCGCCGGATACTCGCGCTGCGGGCCGATCTCGACCGGCTCGCCGGCGATCGACAGCTGCGCGCCGCCGCGGCTGATCGCGAGCACGCCGTCCGACGTGTCGACCGCGATCTCCCATTGCTCGACGGGGCCGTGCCGCCAGTCGAATTCCGCGTGCACGGGCACGCCTTCCGTATCGGCGCAATCGAGTTCGGCCGCGATCGGCGTCTGCACGTCGCTCGGCACGTAGAGCGTCGCTTCGCGCAGCACGAGCTCGCGCGGCAGGATCCGCGTGACGATCGACAGCGCGTTGATGCCGGGATCGAACACGCCGAGGCCGCCCGGCTCCCAGATCCACTGCTGCCCCGGATGCCAGCGCCGCACGTCTTCCTTCCAGCGCACCTGCACCGCGCGGATCGTGCGCGTCGCGAGCCACGCGCGCGCCGGTTCCACCGCGCTCGCGCAGCGCGAATGCCAGGTCGCGAACAGCGTGAGGCCGCGTTCGCGCGCGAGCGCGTCCAGCGCGGCCACTTCGCCGAGCGTCGCGCCCGGCGGCTTCTCGAGCATCACGTGCTTGCCGGCTTCGAGCGCCGCGCGTGCCTGCGCGTAGCGCACCTGCGGCGGCGCGCACAGCGACACCGCCTCGAGCCCGGGCTCGGCTGCCAGCAGCGCACCGAGCTCCGGATAATTGCGCACGCCGTTGACTTCCGCGTGACGGCTCGCGCAGGCGGTCAGCGCGAAGCCCGGTTCGGCGGCGATCGCCGGCAAATGCTGGTCACGCGCGATCTTGCCGATTCCGATCACGCCCAGCGAAATCTCCTTGCTCATCTGCGTTCCTCCTTCGCTACTCGGTCAGTGCGCCCAGCGCAGCACGAGCGGATCGAGCCGGCGCGCGATCGCGAGCAGCTCCGCGCGCGTGTCCGGATGCAGTTCCGGCATCGGATGCCGCGGCCGCTCGCACGCGATCACACCGCCTTCGCGCATCAACGCCTTCGCGGTGAGAATGCCGGACTGGCGGTTCTCGTGATTGATCAGCGGCAGCCACGCCTGATAGCGCGCGTATGCGTCGTCCTGCCGCCCTTCGCGCCACGCTTCGAGGATCGGCCGGATGCCGTCCGGATACGCGCCGCCCGTCATCGCGCCGGTCGCGCCGGCATGCAGGTCGGCGAGCAGCGTGATCGCCTCCTCGCCGTCCCACGGCCCTTCGATCGCGTCGCCGCCGAGCCGGATCAGCTCGCGCAGCTTGTTCGCGGCGCCGGGCGTCTCGATCTTGAAGTACGCGACCTGCTCGATCTCGCGCGCCATCCGTGCAAGCAACGGCGCGGACAGCGCGGTGCCGCTCGCGGGCGCATCCTGGATCATGATCGGGATGTCGATCGCATCCGACACGCGCGCAAAGAAGTCGACGATCTGCGCTTCGGGCACGCGGAACGTCGCGCCGTGATACGGCGGCATCGTCATCACCATCGCCGCGCCGAGCTGCTGCGCGCGCAGGCTGCGCGCCGCGCACACGTGCGTGCTGTAGTGCGATGTCGTGACGATCACCGGCACGCGGCCGGCGACGTGTTCGAGGATCGTGCGCGTGAGCACGTCGCGTTCGTCGTCGGTGATCGCGAATTGCTCGGAGAAGTTCGCGAGGATGCACAGCCCGTCCGAGCCCGCATCGATCATGAAATCGACCGCGCGCTTCTGGCTCGCGAGGTCGAGCTCGCCGGTCTCGGAAAACGTCGTCGGGACGACGGGGAAGATGCCGCGATAGCGCGGTGTGCTGCTCGATGTCATGGTTCGGGTCCTGCGTCGGTCGAATCGGCGTTCAGCCGGAAAAACAAGGCGTTCAGGATTCGCGGGCCAATGCGCCCGCGGCCGGCTCGGGCGCGCGCAGCGCGGCCCGGACCACGAACGTCATCAGCACCGCGAACAACAGCGTCGCCGCGAGAAAGTACAGGCCGGCCGCGAGACTGCCGGTCGATGCCTTGATCAGGCCGATGCCGTACGGCCCGAAGTAGCCGCCGAGATTCGCGAGCGAATTGATCGCGGCGATGCCGACCGCCGCGCTCGTGCCGGTCAGGAATTCGCCGGGCAGCGCCCACACGACGGCCTGGATCGAATAGAGCGAGAACGCGGTCAGGCAGATGAACGCGAACTGCAGCGCGGGCTGCCGCACCCATGCGCTCGCGGCCATCGTCACGGCGGCCGCCGCCGACACGACGACGATGTGCCAGTAGCGCTCGCGCTTGCGGTCCGAATGGCGCGGCACGACGAGCAGGCCGACCACCGCGAACAGATACGGTACCGCGGACAGCAGCCCGGTCGCCGCATCGCCGGCACCGAATGCGTGGATGATCGTCGGCAGCCAAAGCGACAGCCCGTAGATGCACAGCGGAAACGGCAGGAACAGCGCGGCGAGCAGCAGCACGCGGCGGTCGCGCAGTGCGGCGAGCGGATTGCCGTGCGAAGCGGGTCGATACGTGTCGCGGTCGGCGGCGAGCTGCCGCGCGATCCAGCGGCGCTGGTCGTCGTTCAGCCAGCGCGCATGCGCGGGCGACTCGGGCAACAACCGCAGCGTGGGCCATGCGAGCAGCACGGCCGGCAAGCCGCTGACGACGAACAGCGTCTGCCAGTCCGACAGGCCGAACCAGCCGTGCGTCGACAGCAGCCACCCGGCGAGCGGGCCCGTCACGATGCCGGCGAGCGGCTGCGCGAGCACGAGCAGGCCGATCACGCGCGCACGGTCGCGCATCGGGAACCATTGCGTGAGGAAGTACAGGATGCCGGGATAGAGGCCGGCTTCGGCCGCGCCGAGCAGGAAGCGCAGCACGTAGAAACTGGCCGGCCCCTGCACGAGCGCCATCGCGATCGTGATCACGCCCCACGTCGCGAGGATGCGCGCGAACCAGACGCGTGCGCCGAAGCGTCCGAGCGCGAGGTTGCTCGGCACTTCGCACAGGAAGTAGCCGATGAAGAACAGGCCGGCGCCGAGGCCGTAGGCGGCATCGCCGAGGCCGATCGCCGCGTTCATGTGCAGCTTCGCGAAGCCGACGACCGTGCGGTCGACGTAGGCGACCACGTAGATCAGCGCGAGGAACGGCACCAGCTTGCGCGTGAGCAAGCGGGTCAGTTGCCGTTCGTCGACGGCTGCCGGCGAATCGGACTGTTCCGCCATCGCGTGGGCGGGCGTGTACTGCGTCGTCATCTTGTCTCCTGTCGGCCCACGTTGGCGCTTCAGCGCTTACGGGGGCCCCATGCTTCGCGGTAGCCCACGTTGGCGCTTTAGCGCTTGCGGGGGTCCCATGCTTCGCGGTCGGCCTCCGTCTGCGTCTTGGCGCTTGCGGAGGCCCCATGCTTTACGGCGGCCCGGTTAAGCGCCCTGCCACAGCCGGCACTTCACCCTACTTCCCTCAGGCTCCACCGCGATCGGTTTGTCGCTCAATGCGAATGGCTCGGCACGTCCGCGCCGCGCATGCCGACCAGGAAGTCGAGGTCGCACCCCTCGTCGGCCTGCAGCACGTGATCGATATACAGCCGCGCGTAGCCGCCCTTGCCGAGCTGCGCGGCCACGCCCGGCGCCGCTGTCGGATCGACGTCCGACAGGCGGCGCTGCAGTTCGTCGTCCGGAATGTCCAGGTGCAGCGTGCCGGCCTCGCAGTCGAGCTCGATCCAGTCGCCGTTGCGCACGGCGGCCAGCGGCCCGCCCGCGGCCGCTTCCGGCGCGACGTGCAGCACCACCGTGCCATACGCGGTGCCGCTCATCCGCGCGTCCGAGATCCGCACCATGTCCTTCACGCCCTGGCGCAGCAGCTTCGGCGGCAACCCCATGTTGCCGACCTCCGCCATCCCCGGATAACCGCGCGGCCCGCAGTTCTTCAGCACCATCACCGAACTCGCATCGACGTCGAGCGCTTCGTCGTTGATCGTCGCCTTGTAGTGCTCGAGGTTCTCGAACACCACCGCGCGGCCGCGATGCTTCAGCAGCTCGGGGCTCGCCGCCGACGGCTTCAGCACCGCGCCGCGCGGCGCGAGATTGCCGCGCAGGATGCAGATCCCGCCGTCGGCGATCAGCGGCCGGTCGAGCGGGCGGATCACCTCGTCGTCGTAGTTCGGCGCTTCGCGCACGTTGTCCCACAGCGACTTGCCGTTGACCGTCAGCGCGTCGGGGTGCGGCAGCAGCCCGCCTTCGCCGAGCCGGCGCAGCACGGCCGGCAGGCCGCCCGCGTAATAGAACTCCTCCATCAGGAAGCGCCCGGACGGCATCAGGTCGACGATCGTCGGCGTGTCGCGGCCGATACGCATCCAGTCCTCGAGCTCGAGCGGCACGCCGATGCGGCCCGCGATCGCCTTCAGATGGATCACCGCGTTGGTCGAGCCGCCGATCGCCGCGTTCGCGCGGATCGCGTTCTCGAACGCCGCGCGCGTCAGCACCTTCGACAGCACGAGCCCTTCGAGCGCCATCTCGACGATCCGGATGCCGGACATGTGCGCGAGCACGTAGCGGCGCGAATCGACGGCCGGAATCGCCGCGTTGTGCGGCAGCGCCACGCCGAGCGCCTCGGCCATGCACGCCATCGTCGACGCGGTGCCCATCGTGTTGCAGGTGCCGGCCGAGCGCGACATGCCGGCTTCGGCCGACAGGAAGTGATGCAGGTCGATCTCGCCGGCCTTCAGCGATTCGTGCAGTTGCCACACGGCGGTGCCCGAGCCGATGTTCTTGCCTTCGAGCTTGCCGTTCAGCATCGGGCCGCCCGACACGACGATCGCCGGCACGTCGCAGCTCGCCGCGCCCATCAGCAGCGCGGGGGTCGTCTTGTCGCAGCCGGCGAGCAGCACGACCGCGTCGATCGGATTGCCGCGGATCGCTTCCTCGACGTCCATCGACGCCAGGTTGCGCGTGAGCATCGCCGACGGCCGCAGGTTCGATTCACCGTTCGAGAACACCGGGAACTCGACCGGGAACCCGCCCGCCTCGAAGATCCCGCGCTTCACGTGCTCGGCGAGCTTGCGGAAGTGCGCATTGCACGGCGTCAGTTCGGACCACGTGTTGCAGATGCCGATGATCGGCCGACCGTCGAACTCGTGATCGGGGATGCCCTGGTTCTTCATCCAGCTTCGGTACATGAAGCCGTTCTTGTCGTTCGTGCCGAACCATTGGGTGGAGCGCAGCCTGGGTTTTGTTGCCGACATCGTCAGTCCTGTGGTGACGGGATACCGGCGCAGTCTAGGCAGAATTTTGATAACTCGCTAATGACGTTTTAGGCGATTACGATATCGATTCCGATATCGATATAAACCCGTACCATGCTCGAAGCCAGCCCATGGGGAAACCGCAGCCGCCTGAAGACGCGCCAGCTCCTGCTGGTCGTCGCGCTCGCCGACGAAGGCAGCATTCACCGCGCGGCGGCCGCGCTGAACATGACGCAGCCGGCCGCGTCGAAGCTGCTGCGCGAGCTCGAGGAATCGATCGGCGCGGTGCTGTTCGAGCGCCTGCCGCGCGGGATGCGGCCGACGCTGTACGGCGACGCGCTGATCCGCCACGCGCGCGCCGCGCTCGGCAGCCTCGACCAGGCGCGCGAGGAACTGGCCGCGCTGAAGGCCGGCCATCTCGGGCATGTGGCGGTGGGCGCGATCACGTCGCCGGGGTTGCGGCTGGTGCCGCCGGCCGTCGCCGCGGTGAAGGGCACGCATGCGAACGTGCGCGTGTCCGTCGCGATCGACACGAGCAATGCGCTGCTCGAACATCTCGCGCAGGACAAGCTCGACATCGTGCTCGGCCGGCTGTCAGCCGAACACGACAAGTTGCACCTGCGCTACGAGCCGCTGACCGGCGAGCCGGTCGCGGCGGTCGTGCGGCCCGGCCATCCGCTGCTCGCGCAGGCGCCGCTATCGCTTGCCGACGTGCAGCGTGCCGCGTGGGTCATGCCGCCGGCCGGCAGCGTGCTGCGCCACCGCTTCGAGCTGGTGTTCCAGCGCGCGAGCCTCGCGCCGCCCGCGAACGTCGTCGAGACGGCCGCGCTGCTGTTCATCACGCAACTGATCGAGCAGAGCGACATGATCGCGGTGCTCGCGGAGGACGTCGCGCTGTACTACGCGCGACATGGCATCGTGTCGGTGCTGCCGCTGGAGATGGATTGCCGGATGGACGATTTCGGGATCATCACGCGCACCGACCGGCTGCATTCGCCGGCCGTCGCGGTGATGGCCGACGCGATCCGCACGGCCGCGCGGGAGGTGTACGGGGTCGCGTTGTAACGTCACGCCGCCGCGAACTCGATCACCGGTTCGCACCGGATCGGGAAGTTCACGGAGTTCGCGATATAGCACTTCGCATGCGCATCGTGATGCAGCCGCTCGGCCAGCTCGCGATCGTCGCCCGCGCGGATCGTCACGCGCGGGTGCAGCACGATTTCGGTGAAGCGCCCGTGCTCGGGGCTGTCGAGCATCGTCCCTTCGGCGTCGTCGACGTACGCGAGCACGCGGATGCCGGCTTCCGAGCAAAGATGCAGATACCAGAGCTTGTGGCACGCCGATGCCGACGCTAACAGCAAATCCTCCGGATTCCAGCGCGCCGCATCGCCGCGAAACGCCGCGTCCGATGAGCCCGGAATGTCGGGCTTCGTACCCGCGCTGATCACATGATCGCGGCCATATTCGCGGTACCCGGACGTGCCGGTTCCGCGGTTGCCGGTCCACTCGACTGCCACGCGGTACTTGTGTTCGCCATGCGCCATCTCGCTCTCCTGTGCCATCGGATGTGATGGCCGCCATTGTGTCACCGGAATGCCCGGGCGCGAACGCAACGCCCGCAGCGCCCGCGCGATGACGGTCGCGCATCTCGATTCGGCGCGACGCATCGTGATGCGGCTCGTCGAAGGCAACTGAGGCCGGCCGGCGTCCGAGCGCGCGCTCGCCGATTTCCGGCCGCCGCCCCGCGGCACGGCATGGCACGGGCACCGGATCGGCCGCCCCGCCCGAACACTTGCACTCCCCGCCCCCCACGCAACAAGGTCAACTTACGATTGCAAATACATCTCATTTGCATTAGATTTCGGCGCGCAAATGAACTGTTTGGAACACGGATGCCGGCGCGAGACGGCCCGCGGTGCCCGAACGCGGACCAATCTCTGAAGGACAGGGTATGAGCAGGAAGAACTGGGCGGCCGCACCGATGGCCATCGTCGTCGGCACGGCCGGCCTGAGCGCCGCCGAGGCTCAGGAACTGTCGCTGCCCGCGATCGAAGTGTCCGGGCAGCGCACGACGGCGCCGTTTCGCGCGCCGGAATCGACGAGCGCGACGCGCACCGAGACGGACGTGATGGAGATTCCGTTCGCGGTCAGCAGCGTCGACAAGAAGCTGATCCAGACGGTAGCGGCCACACGCGGCGAAGACCTGTACGACTGGGTCGCCGGCGTCGCGCGGCAAAATAACTTCGGCGGGCTGTGGGACAACTACGCGGTGCGCGGTTTTGCCGGCGACGGCAACACGTCCGGCACCGACTACCTCGTCAACGGCTTCTCGTGGAATCGCGGCATCAGCGTGCCGCGCGACACCGCCACGCTCGAGCGCATGGAAGTCCTCAAGGGGCCCGCGTCCGCGCTGTACGGCCGCGGCGACCCCGGCGGGCTCATCAGCTACACGACGAAGCAGCCGCAGTTCGCGCGCGCGAACACGATCGGCGTGTCGGCCGGCAGCTACGGCGCGCTGCGCGAGACGCTCGATTCAACCGGCCCCGTCACGAAGTCGCTCGCGTACCGCTTCATCGCGATGAACGAGGACAACGGCAGCTTCCGCGATACCGTGTCGAGCAAGCGCTACCTGTTCGCGCCGTCGTTCACGTGGGACATCGGCGCGGACACGACGCTCCACTACGAATTCGAGACCGCCCGCCAGCGCGCGCCGCTCGATCGCGGCGTGGTCGCGGTCAACGGGCAGCTCGGCGCGGTGCCGGCGTCGAGGTTCATGGGCGAGCCGCGCGACGGCGACTACGACGTGCGCAACTCGGGCCACCAGTTCACGCTCGAACATCGCTTCAATGCCGACTGGTCGGTCAACGCCGGCTTCGCGCAGCGCGACACCGACCTGTCCGGCCGCTCGTCCGAAGCGTTCGCGCTGCAGCCGGACGGGCGTACGCTATGGCGCCGCTACCGGCAGGTCGCGTTTCACTCGAACGACGTGCAAGGGCGCGTCGAGGTGGCCGGCAAGGCCCGCACGGCCGGCATCGGCCATACGTTCGTGATGGGCGTCGACGCGTACCGCTTCAACTACGACCAGTTCGTGTCGCGCTCGACGCCGACGGCCGCGGCGCCGTATGCGATCGACATCTTCGATCCGGTCTACGGCCAGCCGGCGCCCGTGCCGCGCACCGCGACGAACCTGCTCGAGCGCGACGACGGCCAGGGCCTGTACGCGCAGGACACGCTCGCGTTCGGGCCGCACTGGAAAGTGCTCGCCGGGCTGCGCTGGGACCGCTTTCACCAGTCGGTCGAGAACCGCCTGAAGGGCGTGACGACGACCCAGCTGCAAACGGCGCTGAGCCCGCGGCTCGGCATCGTGTACGAGGCCAGCCCCGCGCTGTCGCTCTACGCGAACACCGCGTATTCGTTCCGGCCGAACAACGGCGCCGACGTGAACGGCCGCGCGTTCGATCCGGAGAAGGGGCACGGCTACGAAGCCGGCGTGAAATGGGCCGGCACGCGCTGGCTCGCAACCGTCGCCGCGTTCTACGTGAACAAGCGCAACGTGCTGACCGCCGATCCCGCGAATGCCGGGTTCTCGCGTGCAGCCGGCGAAGTACGCAGCCGCGGCGTCGAATTCGAATGGAACGGCGAACTCGGCCACGGGTTGCGCGGCATCGTCAACCTCGCGTACGTCGATGCGCAGGTCACGCACGACAACGTGCTGACGCCGGGCGCACGCCTCGTCGACATT
Protein-coding sequences here:
- a CDS encoding arabinose ABC transporter substrate-binding protein; the encoded protein is MNRTTRRHTLRALLAALCLAPLGMQGAAHADAPLKIGFLVKMPEQAWFINEQNAAASLGQKENFSVVKIGTPDGEKVLAAIDNLGSQGAQGFVICAPDVRLGPAIAARAKRYNMKFVTVDDQLVDSTGKPLSNVPHLGMSAIKIGNQVGQAIADEMKRRGWKPEEVGALRITNYELPTAKLRTDGATQALLANGFRKENIFDAPQKTTDDEGGFSAAAPVLARHPNVKKWVVYALNEETVLGAVRATEQLHIPAADVIGVGINGAGEAFAEFQKKEPTGFYGTIAVSSTNHGKDSTQNLVDWIRNGKTPPADTQTSGKLMTRANWQAVRTELGI
- a CDS encoding Gfo/Idh/MocA family protein — encoded protein: MSKEISLGVIGIGKIARDQHLPAIAAEPGFALTACASRHAEVNGVRNYPELGALLAAEPGLEAVSLCAPPQVRYAQARAALEAGKHVMLEKPPGATLGEVAALDALARERGLTLFATWHSRCASAVEPARAWLATRTIRAVQVRWKEDVRRWHPGQQWIWEPGGLGVFDPGINALSIVTRILPRELVLREATLYVPSDVQTPIAAELDCADTEGVPVHAEFDWRHGPVEQWEIAVDTSDGVLAISRGGAQLSIAGEPVEIGPQREYPALYAHFRALIARGESDVDVRPLRLVADAFLFGRRVGTDAFGR
- a CDS encoding dihydrodipicolinate synthase family protein; this translates as MTSSSTPRYRGIFPVVPTTFSETGELDLASQKRAVDFMIDAGSDGLCILANFSEQFAITDDERDVLTRTILEHVAGRVPVIVTTSHYSTHVCAARSLRAQQLGAAMVMTMPPYHGATFRVPEAQIVDFFARVSDAIDIPIMIQDAPASGTALSAPLLARMAREIEQVAYFKIETPGAANKLRELIRLGGDAIEGPWDGEEAITLLADLHAGATGAMTGGAYPDGIRPILEAWREGRQDDAYARYQAWLPLINHENRQSGILTAKALMREGGVIACERPRHPMPELHPDTRAELLAIARRLDPLVLRWAH
- a CDS encoding MFS transporter — translated: MTTQYTPAHAMAEQSDSPAAVDERQLTRLLTRKLVPFLALIYVVAYVDRTVVGFAKLHMNAAIGLGDAAYGLGAGLFFIGYFLCEVPSNLALGRFGARVWFARILATWGVITIAMALVQGPASFYVLRFLLGAAEAGLYPGILYFLTQWFPMRDRARVIGLLVLAQPLAGIVTGPLAGWLLSTHGWFGLSDWQTLFVVSGLPAVLLAWPTLRLLPESPAHARWLNDDQRRWIARQLAADRDTYRPASHGNPLAALRDRRVLLLAALFLPFPLCIYGLSLWLPTIIHAFGAGDAATGLLSAVPYLFAVVGLLVVPRHSDRKRERYWHIVVVSAAAAVTMAASAWVRQPALQFAFICLTAFSLYSIQAVVWALPGEFLTGTSAAVGIAAINSLANLGGYFGPYGIGLIKASTGSLAAGLYFLAATLLFAVLMTFVVRAALRAPEPAAGALARES
- a CDS encoding IlvD/Edd family dehydratase, producing the protein MSATKPRLRSTQWFGTNDKNGFMYRSWMKNQGIPDHEFDGRPIIGICNTWSELTPCNAHFRKLAEHVKRGIFEAGGFPVEFPVFSNGESNLRPSAMLTRNLASMDVEEAIRGNPIDAVVLLAGCDKTTPALLMGAASCDVPAIVVSGGPMLNGKLEGKNIGSGTAVWQLHESLKAGEIDLHHFLSAEAGMSRSAGTCNTMGTASTMACMAEALGVALPHNAAIPAVDSRRYVLAHMSGIRIVEMALEGLVLSKVLTRAAFENAIRANAAIGGSTNAVIHLKAIAGRIGVPLELEDWMRIGRDTPTIVDLMPSGRFLMEEFYYAGGLPAVLRRLGEGGLLPHPDALTVNGKSLWDNVREAPNYDDEVIRPLDRPLIADGGICILRGNLAPRGAVLKPSAASPELLKHRGRAVVFENLEHYKATINDEALDVDASSVMVLKNCGPRGYPGMAEVGNMGLPPKLLRQGVKDMVRISDARMSGTAYGTVVLHVAPEAAAGGPLAAVRNGDWIELDCEAGTLHLDIPDDELQRRLSDVDPTAAPGVAAQLGKGGYARLYIDHVLQADEGCDLDFLVGMRGADVPSHSH
- a CDS encoding LysR family transcriptional regulator; this translates as MLEASPWGNRSRLKTRQLLLVVALADEGSIHRAAAALNMTQPAASKLLRELEESIGAVLFERLPRGMRPTLYGDALIRHARAALGSLDQAREELAALKAGHLGHVAVGAITSPGLRLVPPAVAAVKGTHANVRVSVAIDTSNALLEHLAQDKLDIVLGRLSAEHDKLHLRYEPLTGEPVAAVVRPGHPLLAQAPLSLADVQRAAWVMPPAGSVLRHRFELVFQRASLAPPANVVETAALLFITQLIEQSDMIAVLAEDVALYYARHGIVSVLPLEMDCRMDDFGIITRTDRLHSPAVAVMADAIRTAAREVYGVAL
- a CDS encoding OsmC family protein; this translates as MAHGEHKYRVAVEWTGNRGTGTSGYREYGRDHVISAGTKPDIPGSSDAAFRGDAARWNPEDLLLASASACHKLWYLHLCSEAGIRVLAYVDDAEGTMLDSPEHGRFTEIVLHPRVTIRAGDDRELAERLHHDAHAKCYIANSVNFPIRCEPVIEFAAA
- a CDS encoding TonB-dependent siderophore receptor, coding for MSRKNWAAAPMAIVVGTAGLSAAEAQELSLPAIEVSGQRTTAPFRAPESTSATRTETDVMEIPFAVSSVDKKLIQTVAATRGEDLYDWVAGVARQNNFGGLWDNYAVRGFAGDGNTSGTDYLVNGFSWNRGISVPRDTATLERMEVLKGPASALYGRGDPGGLISYTTKQPQFARANTIGVSAGSYGALRETLDSTGPVTKSLAYRFIAMNEDNGSFRDTVSSKRYLFAPSFTWDIGADTTLHYEFETARQRAPLDRGVVAVNGQLGAVPASRFMGEPRDGDYDVRNSGHQFTLEHRFNADWSVNAGFAQRDTDLSGRSSEAFALQPDGRTLWRRYRQVAFHSNDVQGRVEVAGKARTAGIGHTFVMGVDAYRFNYDQFVSRSTPTAAAPYAIDIFDPVYGQPAPVPRTATNLLERDDGQGLYAQDTLAFGPHWKVLAGLRWDRFHQSVENRLKGVTTTQLQTALSPRLGIVYEASPALSLYANTAYSFRPNNGADVNGRAFDPEKGHGYEAGVKWAGTRWLATVAAFYVNKRNVLTADPANAGFSRAAGEVRSRGVEFEWNGELGHGLRGIVNLAYVDAQVTHDNVLTPGARLVDIPRLSGSALLMYETALALVDKAGAGAGVIYVGRRAGNTANTQDGFDLPAYATVQLNGYVQVNKHLRASVVLNNLFNRTYYVSSYNSLWVTPGAPRSLFASLAYSF